From a region of the Rhipicephalus microplus isolate Deutch F79 chromosome X, USDA_Rmic, whole genome shotgun sequence genome:
- the LOC119176809 gene encoding uncharacterized protein LOC119176809 isoform X2, whose amino-acid sequence MSSKGHSVSPEMTPRSRFSMLDALSSLVAVASTGLQQLGNAAASIVTPPPDTAPATVNGDGNRKLPRYTLQDVYQHCHQNDLWIVIHNRVYDVTSFLNKHPGGEEILWEHAGRDATLAFMGTGHTREAVALLQQYCIGILAEEEQLNMFNDVSLQMAVTAQS is encoded by the exons CCGATTCAGCATGTTGGATGCTCTGAGCTCTCTTGTGGCCGTCGCCAGCACGGGCCTCCAGCAGCTGGGCAACGCGGCGGCGTCAATCGTGACACCCCCGCCCGACACGGCGCCGGCCACGGTCAACGGGGACGGAAACCGCAAGCTACCTCGGTACACGCTGCAGGACGTGTACCAGCACTGCCACCAAAATGACCTGTGGATCGTCATTCACAACAGGGTGTACGACGTCACCAGCTTTCTAAACAAG CATCCCGGTGGTGAGGAGATTCTGTGGGAGCATGCCGGCAGAGACGCTACCCTTGCATTCATGGGCACCGGCCACACCCGGGAAGCGGTCGCCCTGCTGCAGCAATACTGCATCGGCATTCTAGCCGAG GAGGAACAGCTGAACATGTTCAACGACGTGTCCTTGCAAATGGCCGTCACTGCACAGTCTTAA